One genomic region from Candidatus Glassbacteria bacterium encodes:
- a CDS encoding site-specific integrase — protein sequence MRLYKRKSSPKWWATWYDQDGRRRRKSTGTEDKELAQALAAKWQQESFMERHFGAMPEVPFRDALVRYGKQRQRENPRTYAASTRYRLQWLLDRFDGLDISEITLSVIQDFADERLEQVKEASVLKELSMLKAILNKAHREGRLIAVPPFPRIKQQKGRCRWMTVDEERRLLAAAASHLRPLIAFAVDTGGRRSELLKLDWRNVDLERGLITFTKTKNGEDRSVRLTERARGVLSDLGPQPSGPVFTYAGKAILDPKTSFATARRKAGIEDLRFHDLRHTFASRLAQQGVSLYEVMHLTGHKSMSMVQRYAHLAPDYQAGAIAALNAYGHDSGTVDFNESSTKPPNPLINWRARQDSNL from the coding sequence ATGCGACTCTACAAACGCAAGAGCTCGCCCAAGTGGTGGGCCACCTGGTACGACCAGGACGGCAGACGCAGACGCAAGAGCACTGGGACTGAGGATAAGGAGCTAGCCCAGGCCCTTGCCGCCAAATGGCAACAGGAGAGCTTCATGGAACGACATTTCGGCGCGATGCCCGAAGTCCCGTTCCGTGACGCCCTCGTTCGTTACGGCAAGCAACGCCAGCGGGAGAACCCGCGAACCTACGCCGCAAGCACCCGCTACCGCCTGCAATGGCTGCTCGACCGGTTCGACGGCCTGGATATCAGCGAAATCACCCTTTCCGTCATCCAGGACTTCGCTGACGAGCGGTTGGAGCAGGTCAAGGAAGCCAGCGTCCTGAAAGAACTTTCGATGCTGAAGGCGATCCTCAACAAGGCCCATCGCGAAGGCAGGTTGATCGCGGTGCCGCCGTTCCCGAGGATCAAGCAACAGAAGGGACGGTGCCGTTGGATGACGGTGGACGAGGAACGGCGGCTGCTGGCCGCCGCCGCGTCCCACCTTCGCCCGTTGATCGCTTTCGCGGTCGATACGGGCGGAAGGCGGTCAGAGCTTCTCAAGCTGGATTGGCGGAATGTCGATCTGGAACGGGGCCTGATCACCTTCACCAAGACCAAGAACGGCGAAGACCGCTCCGTGAGGCTCACGGAGCGCGCTAGAGGGGTCTTGTCCGATTTGGGGCCTCAACCCTCTGGTCCCGTCTTCACCTACGCCGGGAAGGCCATTCTGGACCCGAAAACGTCCTTCGCCACCGCCCGGAGGAAAGCGGGGATCGAAGACCTCCGGTTCCATGACTTGAGGCACACGTTCGCCTCAAGATTGGCCCAACAGGGTGTTTCGCTCTACGAAGTGATGCACCTGACAGGGCACAAGAGCATGTCGATGGTCCAGCGTTACGCCCACCTGGCCCCAGACTACCAGGCAGGGGCCATCGCTGCCCTCAATGCCTATGGGCACGATTCGGGCACAGTGGACTTCAACGAGTCCTCAACAAAACCGCCTAACCCTTTGATAAATTGGCGCGCCCGACAGGATTCGAACCTGTGA
- a CDS encoding PAS domain S-box protein has translation MKADVHNTQENDGTTTEVSEVGAFQVAPEGHFIRADGAMARILGYDSPEELISRITDIARQFYWNPRERYRLLGRLLEDGGFRNNRAPVRRKDGKVIWVSESARVVRDREGGILYFEGTLQNISRHVHAARKTHRRVPAAPTLRSAEQIRLLSKRESDVYTLLVKGKTNKMVAVDLGISERTVEFHRANLKRKLDVTSLAELIAFDAGAVTAA, from the coding sequence GTGAAAGCCGACGTGCACAACACGCAGGAAAATGACGGCACGACGACCGAGGTAAGCGAAGTGGGCGCCTTCCAGGTGGCGCCCGAGGGGCATTTCATCCGCGCCGACGGGGCGATGGCCCGGATTCTCGGCTACGACTCCCCGGAGGAGCTGATTTCGAGAATCACCGACATCGCCCGGCAGTTCTACTGGAACCCCAGGGAGCGCTACCGTCTCCTCGGCCGGTTGCTGGAGGACGGCGGTTTCAGGAACAACCGGGCGCCGGTGCGCCGCAAGGACGGCAAGGTCATCTGGGTCTCCGAAAGCGCCCGGGTGGTCCGCGACCGGGAAGGCGGCATCCTGTACTTCGAAGGCACCCTCCAGAACATCAGCCGGCACGTCCACGCCGCCCGCAAGACCCATCGCCGCGTCCCGGCCGCTCCAACCTTGCGGAGCGCCGAGCAGATCAGGCTGCTGTCCAAACGCGAGAGCGACGTCTACACCCTGCTGGTCAAAGGCAAGACCAACAAGATGGTGGCCGTCGACCTCGGCATCAGCGAGCGCACCGTCGAGTTCCACCGCGCCAACCTCAAGCGGAAACTGGACGTGACGTCGCTGGCCGAACTGATCGCCTTCGACGCCGGCGCCGTAACCGCCGCCTGA